In a single window of the Heliangelus exortis chromosome 1, bHelExo1.hap1, whole genome shotgun sequence genome:
- the SHISA2 gene encoding protein shisa-2 homolog — protein sequence MRGGRCWLLLAALGWLLPAGAAASGEYCHGWLDGQGGWRDGFQCPERFDGGDATICCGSCALRYCCSSAEARLDQGVCDNDRRQGGGEPGRPGKDGPDGAAVPIYVPFLIVGSVFVAFIILGSLVAACCCRCLRPKQEPQQSRAPGGTRLMETIPMIPSASTSRGSSSRQSSTAASSSSSANSGARAPPTRSQTNCCLPEGTMNNVYVNMPTNFSVLNCQQATQIVPHQGQYLHPQYVGYAVQHDSMPLTPVPPFLDGLQGGYRQIQSPYPHTNSEQKMYPAVTV from the exons ATGCGGGGCGGGcggtgctggctgctgctggcagcgctgggctggctgctgccGGCGGGGGCCGCGGCCAGCGGCGAGTACTGCCACGGCTGGCTGGACGGGCAGGGCGGCTGGCGGGACGGCTTCCAGTGCCCCGAGCGCTTCGACGGCGGCGACGCCACCATCTGCTGCGGCAGCTGCGCCCTCCGGTACTGCTGCTCCAGCGCCGAGGCGCGTCTCGACCAGGGCGTTTGCGACAACGACCGGCGGCAGGGCGGTGGCGAACCGGGCCGCCCCGGCAAGGACGGCCCCGACGGCGCGGCAG TGCCCATCTATGTGCCCTTCCTTATTGTTGGATCTGTATTTGTCGCCTTCATCATCTTGGGGTCACTGGTGGCAGCTTGCTGTTGCAGATGCCTGCGGCCCAAGCAGGAGCCCCAGCAGAGCCGAGCCCCTGGAGGCACCCGCCTGATGGAGACAATCCCCATGATCCCAAGTGCCAGCACCTCCCGGGGCTCCTCTTCCCGACAGTCGAGCACTGCcgccagctccagctccagtgCCAACTCGGGGGCCAGAGCCCCCCCTACCAGGTCCCAGACCAACTGCTGTTTGCCAGAAGGGACCATGAATAATGTCTATGTCAACATGCCGACAAACTTCTCGGTGCTGAACTGCCAGCAGGCGACCCAGATTGTGCCACACCAGGGGCAGTACCTGCACCCCCAGTACGTGGGCTATGCCGTGCAGCATGACTCGATGCCGCTGACCCCAGTGCCTCCCTTCCTCGATGGTTTGCAGGGTGGCTACAGGCAGATCCAGTCCCCCTACCCACACACCAACAGCGAACAGAAGATGTATCCAGCTGTGACTGTGTAG